GGAGCAGCCTATAAACTATAAAGTCTCCAATAATATTAGCAACGACACCAGATCAAATGACGAAGACAAAAACTCCATTTGAAACATATGTTTGTGCTGCAATTGTCATTATCCCTTTTGACAGTTTTTTAGCACAATTGATCAGTTTCTAACTCTGGTTAGGTGTTCATCTGAATGGTTTAAACACAATCTTATTCATCCCAAAAAATTTGTAAGAGTCAAATCCAtaaataattattgtgattttcCATGTTTATCATATTCCTTTTGGGATTTTAGAAACCGATGGCGACAATGGAGACAACCAACATCGGCAAGTGGTAGCGTTCTCCGGCAACTACCCCATCATAGTGGGATTCTTCAGCGATTCGTTGGGTCACAGAGAACCACTCCGCCCGGGTTAATTGgaattaggatcctctccagttgtgTACAACTGGAGAGGGGTCGGTCTTTTATATTGAaaggtattttaataatttcacatgtgtaaaattattaaaatacctcTCAACATAAAGGACTAGCTCCTTTTCGGTTCCTCTCAACTGGAGAAGATCCAGCTCCGGTTAATTGGATCCCTGCTGGTGAGtgctaattaatatatatatagcaagcaaaatccaacaaataaaaatcaaattaacatataaatctaaaaattaataaaagcaCTCAGTTCTTAAACTTTATTCACCAAAACATATATATCGACGTTACAGGAAACACACAAAATCACCAACTCCGATCCAAAGCATTTCCAAACAAACATGCATTCCGGCTACCCAAAATCGCCTTTAATTAGGGCCGACTGTGACTGCCCTTAATTTGCTTAAACGAGGTAAGGCTCCTGAAATTCTCCCAGGGCTTCTCCCAAACAACAGCCTCGTAGTACTTGGTCACGGCCCCGTCCTTGGCCGCCACGTCGAGCCGGTAGTTCGTCCCGGCCACGACCTGGGTCTCGCCCTTGACCACGCGCACGAACTTCAGGTTGGTCTTGGACGACTTGTTGTACTCGGCTACCGCGAACTCACCGATCTCCTTCACGTGCGGGTCGTTGACGTTCTTTATTGGCTGCCACCCGCCGGCGAGAGGACCTCGGCCGCAGACGGTGGAGGCCAACAGGGGAAGGAACAGTGGTTCTTCAGTGGCTGGCTCTAGCACCTCAGTTTTCTCATTCTCTAGCAATGCTACTGGAAATGATGAAACCTGAACAAACcaatggaaaaaaagaaaaagatttcatGCTTTGTTTATCGATCAGTTGCACTCCTTTATGCAAAGCTGAACAGAAGCGAATGTTTTAGGATTAATTCATTGAAGAGAAAGATATAAACACTACAACatcaatttttatatatttatcaaaTGAGGTaacaatccaaaaaaaaaacaaaaaaaggattGATCAGATCGATACTCTATTATCAAggttgatgatttgatttgatctaTAAAAATATTACGTTTATTTGGAGATCAAGTTAGTGGTTCTATATCATATATGATCACAAAAACTAGCTGAAGATGAATTGATTCATCACTTGTGAAAGCTAGAGTGTTTTCAGTAACATAtcaaaagattgattttttttgtctgATCATAATAAAAGCAAGGAAAATCAGTTCTATTTCCAttactataatatatattatggtATGGATCAACCAGTACTCAGGCTGATCAGATATTATAGACATAGACGAGTTTGTTGGAAACAACAAATACTTTGAGCACTGTCAAAGGTGGAATTGCAAAACGATCTCTACCAGAAACTGGATGCAAATGGGTTCCACAAAACACAGACAGTAAAAGCAAAAGTGAAATATTATGATCAGTTGATCAATACCTCAACAGTGGCCATTTGGGATtcaaagaaaagtaaaaaagaagatgaaCAGAAAATCGAAAGAGGTGAAATATATCAGGGAGAAAAGAGCAGTTGTGAGTGAGGTGAGGAGCTGATCAAAGCAAGAGAGCTATATATAGAGCCGAAGGAGTGTGAGCGCCTGAAGAATCTTTGCAAGAAGACACCTCACGTCACGGACACAAATTGAAGGACACCACGTAGTCTAGCTGtatatttttcctttgtatttttaatgaattaaagTAGATTTAGAAAGTTTTTTCTATTTGATCCCTTTGTAAACCATTAGTACGTTGTAAATATCAAACGGTGGAGGCTATATGTGATATCTGTATCAATAGAGAAATGTTTCTCTTCCGACCCCTACATAATCCTCCATTTTCACTGCGTGAGTTCCACGTGTgagacctatatatatatatataggactcACACAATTTGCCACTACGTGAGTTTTACATGTGAGACCTACATATCTAGGATATATATAATGTGAGAGAATTGTGTGAAAATTGAACGTgagagagttgtgtaagaattaGGCGTAAGGAATTATGAAAATATCTTATAAGTCGGTTTCTCTGTATTTTGTACTTTTGTGCAGTGGACATTCTCAAAGGAACGGATCACGTGGCTCCTTCTGACTTGATTTGGCTTAAGCTGGCCAACAACcattaataaataatagtaaaacagcaacgtaaaaagaaaaaaaataaaaataaaaataaacagttTTTCGTTGACAATTCCACTCCCAAAACACCAGCTTTACAactcctctctatctctctggaCAAATTCAACTGAAAAGGCTGAAGAAAATGGCAGGCGTGGGATCCCCGGACGCACGACTGTGTACTGTAATGTTGCTTAACAAACAAGGCCAGTCGTTTAGTAGGATGAAGAGCATAGTAGCTAGAGCCAAAGACACGAGAAAATTTCTTAAGATTAAGAACTGCAGCACGAATGAAATGGTAGAGAGATGCAAGGGAATTAATTGATTCGGATAAGAACATATTTGAAAAGCAAAGATGGACAGTAGTAGGAGCACGTACCTCTGTTTTAGGCCTCTGAGTCGTGTGCAGAGCAGCAAAGATGGTGGAGTAGAATGAAGATGAAAAGCAAGATTAGAGTGTAGCGGAGATGGCAAAATGAGTAGCTAGAGATCGAGTCTGAACAAAGCACAAACAACCCCAGTCAAAGAAATCATGGaggaaaaaacacaaacaaacgaGAAATGATGGGTTTTACTTTTCAAAGCGCGTAAATCATGATTAGAAACGCGCGTAAATTGATGAGAAACTGATGAGGTGACTGCTCTGCTCTCTCTCCACGAAGTTTCCTacttgaaaaatgttttcattatatttaattaattaatgaggaGATTGTAAAGCATTAaagcggtttttttttttttttttgagcatattatttatttatttcgttttttatattttaaattaatttttgttcaattttaactttttttttttcattcataaaaaaaataatgataaaaaataaataaatattcttaAACCCCTCAACAAATTTTTTGGCTCCACCACTACTTAAGAGGACAATAATGGAACATATACGTGCAAGTCATCAATCTTCACTAAtccattaattttaatattaatttaaccTGTAAGAAAAATGCAattctttttttgaatgaaagaaaatatgcaACTTAATCTAAAATTAAGTTATTGacacaaaaaattataatttagatgACATTACAAATAATCCAATTTATAGTAAGTAACAACAATTAATCCATATTAAAttatgttggtacagtttccagtATGATGACGTGTCGCCTTGTAATTTTCCTTCCTCAAGatttgcaaaataataaacaactgCCGACCGAACCCACTTTGATGCCTAAGTAATAAGATTCTATAGACAATTTCAGGGAGTAACGAGAGCAGACTAAAGTCAAAGATTATACTGTAATTTTATACCTGTTGTGGtaacctatttataggcacataGTTCTGAGATAATTGAAGTGTTCTGATACAATTCATGTAGGAGTCTGATCCTAATATCGCATAGGATCAGACTTATCTTCCTGAGAGTCCAGTTCGGGTAGGACATTGCTTGTCAGCTAATTTCATATAGATATCAAGTGCCTTGTCCCAGAAAATCCAGAATATAGTCTTTCTGTGCCTTGCTAGGGATTTATGAGACAAAACCTTATCTCATAAATCCTGGTCGTTACCCTTAAGCATTTCAGTATGATTTATTCATATCACTCTGTGCTGCACCCGAAAAAGTCGTTCCTGAGTCCAACTGGATATGGGCCTTTGGTATGTTCTTCTAACATATCTGAGATGATGACATTCCTGAGATGATTCAACCATAAATTCTGTCGTGTGTATCCAAGACCCTGACGACCGAATGGGTCCTGTCAGGTTCGACGGACCGACTGGGCTCACTTGGCTTTGGAATGATAATTTTCCTAACAGTTATCTCCTaattctctcattagaattttgaatatagaataattaattactgtgatttttattgaattttgatatcTTGGAATTCGCATTTGATACCTATcgccttttaaaaaaataattatgacgaGTAGTGCCTCGAGTCTCGAATTTGGGAACTTAAGGCGTCACTTTGATGACAAATCTCGAGTTTCGAATTGGCGGTTGACTTGATGGGCGTCGATTCCATTCCCCGGCACGCGTGATAGCTATCGACTTAATGGTTGTCACTTCGGTTCTCGGGCACGGgatatattctttattttaccTTTCATTTTTCACGTTTTCATTTTCACTCTTAGCTACTTTGCTCTCTTCATTTCTTTGAACCTTAATCTAGCTTTTCTCCGATCCAAACCCTTTCTTTGGAAATGTCTTCCAATAACGAGGCTGCTCATTCATCCAAGCACGAAGCTAGCcatgagggttttttttttttttttagttttttttaaagaatacgggcattataagaatataataaaaaaagtagcATTTTTGGCTGACTttgataatttgatgggttactttagcacacttaaaaattaaaaattcatgagattattttaaaattagctATTAGTTgaggggaaatttttttttatgtttttctcaaaaaagaaaaaagaaaagaaaaagagaatgtagaaaaataatatgaaagagaGCGGAAGCTGAGTGAGAAATTGATGATGGGTAGGAGCAAGACACAAACttaaaaccaagaagaaaacaagcAAAGCAATCCAATGGAATTAAAGAAAGAATTTGGACACTGATATACAAGTAAATCTGGttgctatatatattaatatattaataaataaaacaaaagcaaaGCAGAGAGATGGACACTAGAAGCACGTACCTCTCCTTGACAGCGCGCTCCGAATGAAGAGTACTAACTGCAATTCAAAGATGGTCACCGGAATGAACATAAAAATCAAGATCAGATAAGAGTTTAATTGGTACGTAGTGAAGCTTTACATTGTAATGAAGACTTTAAAAGCGTAAAACTAATTAACTGGAGGATAAAGCACGTACAGACAACGAATCAAGCATCTCTTCACTAACCTATGCATGCAAGTTGTGTGAACAGTACTGGTACAGTTTGGAATAATATGAAGAGAAATCTACACACACCCACTAACATCAAATCCCTCTCATCGAGTCATCCAGCAGAGGTATATATTCTTGAAAAGCTGGTCACTAAAATAAGAATTTGGCTTAAAAGAAAAGGAGCTAGAGGTGCATGCTTTTCGAATTTATTCTAGTGACCAGCTTTCCAAGAATATTGTTATCCCAATCAGTTAATTCCCTTGCATTTCTCTACCATTTGATTCGTTCTGAACTTAATTGTACGTGTTCgatctcattctttttttttttttttgcaagataACAAGCAACTTTGGGACCATTTCATTCTCCTTTCTCCTACCTTTCTCTTTCAActacactttctttttcttttttattttctccactTTTGTTCATGTGTGAGTGAGTGAAAGTGAGACtttaaaataagtgaaaatGACTTTGGCTTGCTTTCCTTTAATAAAGAAACCAAGGGCTAGGATTTAAATGAGACGAAAAGGCAAACTGCTAAactaattaccagttaattaattttctagAGCGTTACAGTGGTCGAACGGTATCACAATCGTTTGAACGATGCCCTTGAATTATTAGAATGGTCTAGGGCAGAATGTTGGATTAAGGGTTTtaagtgataattttttttttttttttttggatgaattaaatcttttataaccaaacacaGAGAAACAAACACTCCAGAAAATCTGGATCAATTCAAACTAATCAGGGACATGCCCCTCGATTAGAAGAAACAACAGGAACACCTACTAACACAAAGCAGGCTCCTACaatacaacaacaacaagacTACACCCTCACAGAAAAATCACACCCGACGAAGGGCTGCAGATTCCAACTCTGAACAAGACCCGAATGTCTCTCAGCATATTTCGTTGCACCTTTAGACAACAATCTAGCTCAAACCTTCCACCTAATATGATCTACGATAGCTTCTTCAGAAAGTGGAGTATTTCCATGTAACAAATCGTTTCTTTGTTTCCAAAGTTGATAAACTATTGCTCCAAGACACAATTTGCagaaatatgattttaaacttTTCCCCTGCATCTCCTTTGTAAACCAGCTAATAACATCATCCCATTCCACTGGTGGATCATCACAACAGCATGCAGCCATAACAACACGCCATACCCTTATACTAAAGCTACAGCTGAAGAATAGGTGTTCTTTGCATTCCTGGCAACCACGACAAAACAAGCAAACGCTAGAGCCTGAAAAACCCCACACACACATCTTATCCTTGTAGTTAATGCATCTCTAAAAGCCAaccaaagaatgaaaaaatGTCTCGGGATTGCTAAGGGAAACCAGACAATTTTAAACCAGTCCACAACAAGATACTTCATCCTTAACACATCCCACCTAGCAGAGCAAGAGTAAATGCCCTTACTGGAATTCTAGACAGGAATATCTTCAGACCCAATAAGAATTTTCGGCAATCTACTTTGAATCTCAGCTAGACTATTTGATCGAACACTCTTCCAGTACCACTCTCCATTTCTAATGATAGATGAAAGTTTCGGGCCAATAGAAAAACCTGCATCATAGACAACCCTGTACCCATATCTATCTATTAGACATCCAGCAAGGTGCCAAGTATCATACCATAGAAATATCTTGCTACCATCTCCTACCTTGAAGCTGAGAAGAGACCGTGCAATAGGCCTTAGTTTCAAGATTTTCCTCCAACTCCAAGAACATGTTTGGGGAATAGGTATCTGCCACAAACTCTTCCCCTTCAACCAAACTTCATCCACCCAAGCCACCCATAGACATTCGGCTTTAGCAAACAAATTCCAGATGCGAATCAGCATAGATGCCTGATTCCAAACCTCCAACCTCTTTATACCCAAACCCCATTCCTTCTTTGGAGAACGAACTTTATCCCAAACCACCTTGGCCTTAGCTTTCACATCTTGCCCACACCAAAGAAACCGATTGAGCTTTTGTTCTAACAGAGAGATGACTTTCTTTAGGAGAATTAAAATTCTGCACCAATAGACCTGAAGGCTACAAAGAAAAGACTTGATAAGTTGAAGCCGGCCTGCAAAAGACAAGTGTTTAACCAACCACGAGTCAATTCGTGTAGTAAACTTTAAGACAAGGCTCTCACAATCTGCTGCCATCAATCTCTTGGTAATAAGGGGAACTCCCAGGCACTTAACCAGAAATACACCCTCATTCATCTATAAAAAAATCAGAATAGTCTCATCATCCCTCTCTGAAATACCAGCACAAAAACAGGTACCAAAATTGGGAGTAGCACCAAAACATTTTAGGCAATGCAGAGTGAAGTCCCAACTTATAGAATCGTATGCTTTCATTAGGTCCACCTCCAAAGTACATCGAGGTTTGCCTTTCTTCTTGTGATAATCACACACCATCTCTTGAGCAAGAAGGATATTTTTCGAGATACTCATCTTCGGAATAAAAGCCCCTTGATTGGAACTTATAATATCATCTAGGCCCGAAAGAAGCCTATTAGCTAGGATCTTAGTTATGCACTTGTAGATGATGTTACAACACGAAATGGGTCTGTAATCACCCATGGTggctgaatttttctttttaggaacCAAGGTGATAATAGTGGTATTCACTCTTTTCAAAAGACTACATGTCTGGAAAAATTCCAGAACCGCATCTAAAACATCTTGACGAACTATAGCCCAAGCCCGTTGATAGAATCCTGCAGAAAATCCATCCAGCCCCGGTGCCTTATGCTTATTCATAGCAAAGATCACCTTTTTAATATCCACAGGGGTCACATTAGCCGCCATACCTGCCACACAACTAGGAGATAACTTCTTCTTAATCAATTGAGTCACTCGATCCGCTTTGGTAATCTCAAAAGGAAATTAAGATTTATGGCTTAGGAATTTGACTAATGATAGAGTAAAAATGTAAGTTAAGGAGCTAAGACATCTTCAGGATTTGGAATTTGAGCACAAAGTAACCAATCGCCATAAGAACGCCTAACGTTGAATTGTTTAAGCATGACTATTTTCAATAGTTACAAATGCACATTTTGAACATGCATAAAATCTCTTTAATTATATGTTGTGAGACCTACTTTACTGAGAACTTTGTTGATTAAATTCCATAGTTTATCATTGTGGGACTATTGATATATGTATCAACATTAAATTGTGCATTTCATCATCATGATTTTCTATTGTTAACCGATAGATGactttttgtgaataaaatcaTGATCCTTTCGCCAAACACATTACttcttaaaaagtaaaaattaatgtgataatTCCCTTAAGCATGGCTCATTGATTTATAACGTGCTTAAGCCTTATTTTTGCCATTGCTTAATGATTTTTACTATGTTATTCGCTCGCATGTTTATAGGTGTAATctaatataaatgaaatgagCTCACTACATGGGCTAATTAAGTTTCGTTGGCATTTAATTCGATATAAATGACACAAAATAGCCTAATATAAATGTTTATACATTTCACTTAATTCAGTATCTGATAACTCAACTACTCATTCTCCTGCATCATCTCGCCATTTCCTTTTAGTGCATGGGTTTACCTGTCACTAGTCACTAGTCACTAGCTGACATAAGAGACCTCATGTAGAAGGGAATACCTGATGTAGCCGTTAGTAAGTTATCCACCTCAGCCTCTTCCTCATTAGGCAAGCTCGTGACTTAAGTGCTTGGAGATGACTAtaattaggcttggcaattcgggttgccgtgtcaacccgtttagctaatttgataaaaaaaaacatgtcatTAACGGGTCATAAATATGTCATCAACGGgttaacgggtcataaacgtgtcataaacgggttatagcctaaacccaaaccctatatattcatGTCGTGTTCATGTCGGATTCGAGGtttgtgtcaaaattgccaagcctaactATAATTGAAGAATATCAAATATGGAGCATTATGAGTATTATGTCTTGATAAGCGTTTATGATATGTTATGAGCATTACTGGTCTATGCGTTATGAGCATTATGACTAATTGAAAATGAGCGTTGTGAGTATTATGATGTTATGAGCGTTACTGATCTGTAAAATTAATTGTATTCTCTTTTTGTATTTCCTTTGTaacaatataaatatcaatactTCTCTAGTTGGCTGTAAGTAAGCCAAAACCCTTTCATCAATTGTTTGTTTAGTAGCTACCACTTTTGATATGATGTATCATGTATCTATGTGCATGGTTAGCAGATACAAGGTTAGCCACTTTTGTGATGTATACAGTATGCTAACCACGGGTTGCGTGTGCATAATAccgatttaaccaaaaatatgCCAATATCTTAATGCCCATCAAACATGAATGCATGGTTAAGGATGTTACACTTCTAATTCATTTCGTAAAAGTCCATataccccctcaaactacttcTCAATTGATCATCTCCCGTCAAACTTTCTATTGAAACAATAacctctaaactaccaaaaagtgcCAATGTCCCCTAAGgtcagcaaaaagacaaaaatgaccttataattttttcaataagacaaaaatacacccataaattcaataataataattttttttttaaaaaaaaaacatttttttaaacaaaatttttttctttgaaaaaaaaattaattaaaaaaaataactttttaatttttcttttaatttttaaatttggccacccctggtttttatgtatttttttttttctatttttagttttattttattttataaaaggtTATTTTCgtcattaggaaaaatattgacaatttttgatagtttgaggggacattgtccaaattaaaattttggaagaaCATTGTCAATTAGGTCGTAGTATGAAGGAGGCACATGGACTTTACCCAATTCTTTTAGTTGGCGTTGTAGTGTCACATGAGCGTCTATCGTGTAAGGGTCAAACAAAGTTTCTTGTGTGAGTTGAGCTGTCATGAGCAGTGCTTTGTTACAAAATGAAACCACCaataaatactaaaataatgagtaatgctataagtgAATCATGTTCACTTTTGTGTCCATCcggtagtttttaaaatcataattgatcttgtgattgatcactattaaattttgatcaaattataattttaagagctacctcatttttagagTGACACATAAgaaacttctagaattactctaaAATAACAGCAACAcaaatttcttttagaaaaaaaaaataaaatagaaataccTTTAATCCTAAACCTTCACAAATCCCACAACTCCCTTAAATATCCTCatgagaaaaaaggaaaagtgtTACCAGACCACAAGGTTGTTGGCTACTCCATCACCTCCTAAAACTTATTTGATATTCAATTGATCGCGTTTATTTAGTTCCAAGTAGATTTACCAATaacaaaattttcctttaaattgggttgaatttttttttctaacctagtctattaaattaacatattattttaaagttcGTGTTTCTTTAAAATGCATTAGAGAGAAGTACATGACTTGTTAATCCTAGTAAAAAAAGACATGTAAGAATCATATGCTTCAAAAAAAAGATGTTACTTTATTTGACtatgttgaaaaaaattcttccaacttctatttctctttttagtc
Above is a genomic segment from Alnus glutinosa chromosome 12, dhAlnGlut1.1, whole genome shotgun sequence containing:
- the LOC133851785 gene encoding cysteine proteinase inhibitor 1-like, whose amino-acid sequence is MATVEVSSFPVALLENEKTEVLEPATEEPLFLPLLASTVCGRGPLAGGWQPIKNVNDPHVKEIGEFAVAEYNKSSKTNLKFVRVVKGETQVVAGTNYRLDVAAKDGAVTKYYEAVVWEKPWENFRSLTSFKQIKGSHSRP
- the LOC133852602 gene encoding uncharacterized protein LOC133852602, giving the protein MAANVTPVDIKKVIFAMNKHKAPGLDGFSAGFYQRAWAIVRQDVLDAVLEFFQTCSLLKRVNTTIITLVPKKKNSATMGDYRPISCCNIIYKCITKILANRLLSGLDDIISSNQGAFIPKMSISKNILLAQEMMNEGVFLVKCLGVPLITKRLMAADCESLVLKFTTRIDSWLVKHLSFAGRLQLIKSFLCSLQVYWCRILILLKKVISLLEQKLNRFLWCGQDVKAKAKVVWDKVRSPKKEWGLGIKRLEVWNQASMLIRIWNLFAKAECLWVAWVDEVWLKGKSLWQIPIPQTCSWSWRKILKLRPIARSLLSFKVGDGSKIFLWYDTWHLAGCLIDRYGYRVVYDAGFSIGPKLSSIIRNGEWYWKSVRSNSLAEIQSRLPKILIGSEDIPV